In the Nitrospirales bacterium LBB_01 genome, one interval contains:
- a CDS encoding dephospho-CoA kinase encodes MLAGLTGNLGSGKSTVLSMFKAHGALTVSSDEIVHRLLSETDIKRRIGELLGDVFDSTGNIDKPKTAAIVFNNPELRRALEALLHPLVMAEIKRAASANTDRVVVAEIPLLFEGNFTNDVDKIITVISDRDVVEERLKLKGFRTADIKSRLSAQLPQEKKAAMSDFVINNSGNHEETKSQVADVYKKLKCLLS; translated from the coding sequence GTGTTAGCAGGGTTAACGGGCAACCTCGGCTCTGGCAAATCAACTGTTCTAAGCATGTTTAAAGCACACGGAGCACTGACTGTAAGCTCCGATGAGATAGTTCACAGACTTTTGTCAGAAACCGACATAAAGCGCAGGATTGGGGAGCTTTTGGGCGATGTGTTTGACAGTACCGGTAACATTGACAAACCAAAGACTGCGGCGATTGTGTTTAATAATCCTGAGTTACGCAGAGCGCTTGAGGCGTTACTTCATCCATTAGTGATGGCGGAGATAAAACGCGCTGCCTCTGCAAACACAGACAGGGTGGTCGTAGCCGAAATCCCGCTTCTTTTTGAGGGCAACTTTACCAATGATGTTGATAAGATAATAACGGTAATAAGCGACAGAGATGTAGTTGAGGAACGGCTAAAGCTAAAGGGATTTAGAACGGCGGATATAAAGAGCAGACTATCTGCCCAATTGCCGCAGGAGAAAAAAGCTGCGATGTCAGATTTCGTTATAAACAATTCCGGTAATCATGAAGAGACAAAATCTCAGGTGGCAGACGTATATAAAAAACTTAAATGCTTATTGAGTTAA